Proteins encoded by one window of Dialister pneumosintes:
- a CDS encoding SbcC/MukB-like Walker B domain-containing protein — MRPIKLTMSAFGPYADLQELDFTTLGNHMLFLICGPTGAGKSTILDAMCYALYGRTSGEMRTGESMRSSHATLERETYVEFDFCLGDKYYRVHRSPTQQAKRKRGDTDKPVEKAGKALFNEIDNKGNVIRNITTKGVEKAVEDLLGIGFDQFRQIILLPQGDFKDLLLAGSSQRQEIMQKLFGTYRYGLIEQKLKRMVLDLEHEVTGMRERIATLLTTQEFASTEALKQCIIQDAALEKEKRKKWKELEQKQKLFQESYSKVVALNDAFSRLSIAKESLSGLESKHKEMQQKTIELDKIKAAERLAPTRNALVELFKNRLDKKKAIEKGINQFEIIAKRKEEAELAFDAIQKDKEKQEEMAKKLTILTTLKPEVEKFEEITGALAKAKQEWEQAQLTYQKLDDVYKTAEEKVRLTRNIAEALAEKFTHNQASFLANTLEDGKPCPVCGSLVHPKPSAYREESITKEDVKQAKKQAVDAEQMAKEARGKHEEYRNKEFLLKKDTYVRTESLWAELHRKIPQEFKQLKVLNKKIQELDSICNSYEKQRHQIETLLNESKQEFEKQKACLQILKNDLSVLNNTYENSYSDFKKKIREEGFSDEKEQQRYNQRIPQIKELTEELTAYEADIKSAKQIIENESKRIAGEKKPDIEAWNKQRDTLDGKTKTVLSELTRLEEQYKTRKKTLEEIEKLETLGAEKEKKHAVIGGLHMVIRGTETGVNLERFVLGALLDDVTRKADVRLSVMSGGRYQLQRARGERVDARKTGGLDLEVMDSYTGKSRVASTLSGGETFLASLSLALGLADVVQEYAGGVHLDSMFIDEGFGSLDQETLDLAMKTLIAMQGQNRMIGIISHVSELEERITTRLRIEKTQRGSIAAFEIDG; from the coding sequence ATGAGACCGATAAAATTAACTATGAGCGCTTTTGGTCCCTATGCTGATTTACAAGAGCTTGATTTTACTACGTTAGGAAATCATATGCTATTTTTGATTTGTGGACCTACAGGTGCAGGAAAATCCACTATTTTAGATGCTATGTGCTATGCCTTATATGGAAGAACGAGTGGTGAAATGCGAACTGGAGAAAGTATGCGTTCTTCCCATGCAACTCTTGAGCGAGAAACCTATGTAGAGTTTGATTTTTGTTTGGGGGATAAGTATTATCGTGTACATCGAAGCCCTACACAACAGGCAAAACGAAAACGTGGAGATACTGATAAACCGGTAGAAAAAGCTGGTAAAGCACTTTTTAATGAGATTGATAACAAAGGGAATGTTATTCGAAACATAACAACTAAGGGTGTAGAAAAAGCGGTGGAAGATTTATTGGGAATCGGATTTGACCAATTTCGACAAATTATTCTTTTACCGCAAGGAGATTTCAAAGATTTATTGTTGGCAGGTTCCAGTCAACGGCAAGAAATTATGCAGAAATTATTTGGAACTTACAGATATGGGTTAATTGAGCAAAAATTAAAAAGAATGGTCTTGGATTTAGAGCATGAAGTAACAGGAATGAGAGAACGAATTGCAACTCTTTTGACTACACAGGAATTTGCAAGTACAGAAGCGTTAAAACAATGTATTATCCAAGATGCGGCGTTAGAAAAAGAAAAAAGAAAAAAATGGAAAGAGTTGGAGCAAAAACAAAAGCTTTTCCAAGAGTCTTATAGTAAGGTGGTTGCACTTAATGATGCTTTTTCTCGATTATCTATAGCAAAAGAATCTTTGTCCGGATTGGAGTCAAAGCATAAAGAGATGCAGCAGAAAACCATTGAACTGGATAAAATTAAAGCTGCAGAACGGTTAGCACCTACTCGAAATGCTTTAGTAGAACTTTTTAAAAATCGATTGGATAAAAAGAAAGCTATAGAGAAGGGGATAAATCAATTTGAAATTATAGCAAAAAGAAAGGAAGAAGCAGAGCTTGCTTTTGATGCTATACAAAAAGATAAGGAAAAACAGGAAGAAATGGCAAAAAAACTTACCATTCTGACTACTTTAAAACCGGAAGTTGAAAAATTTGAGGAAATTACAGGAGCTTTAGCGAAGGCAAAACAAGAATGGGAACAAGCACAGTTAACTTATCAAAAATTAGATGATGTGTATAAAACGGCAGAAGAGAAAGTAAGGTTGACTCGAAATATTGCAGAAGCTTTAGCAGAAAAATTTACTCATAATCAAGCCTCTTTTTTGGCAAATACATTAGAAGATGGAAAACCTTGTCCGGTATGTGGTTCTTTAGTACATCCCAAACCGTCTGCTTATAGAGAAGAATCCATTACAAAAGAAGATGTAAAGCAAGCTAAAAAACAAGCGGTAGATGCGGAACAGATGGCAAAAGAAGCGAGAGGAAAGCATGAAGAGTACCGAAATAAAGAATTTCTTTTGAAAAAAGATACCTATGTGAGGACAGAAAGTCTCTGGGCTGAATTGCATAGAAAGATTCCGCAAGAATTTAAACAATTAAAAGTACTTAATAAAAAAATACAAGAGTTGGATTCTATCTGTAATTCTTATGAAAAACAACGACATCAAATAGAAACTTTGCTTAATGAATCTAAACAAGAGTTTGAGAAACAAAAAGCGTGTTTACAGATATTAAAAAATGATTTATCTGTACTTAATAATACCTATGAGAATTCTTATTCCGACTTTAAGAAAAAAATTAGGGAAGAAGGTTTTTCTGATGAAAAAGAACAGCAGAGATATAATCAGAGAATTCCTCAAATTAAAGAGTTAACAGAAGAGTTAACTGCTTATGAAGCGGATATAAAGTCTGCAAAACAAATTATTGAAAATGAGAGTAAAAGAATTGCCGGAGAGAAAAAGCCGGATATAGAGGCATGGAATAAACAAAGAGATACATTAGATGGTAAAACGAAAACGGTTTTATCAGAATTAACTAGATTGGAAGAACAATATAAGACACGTAAAAAGACTTTAGAAGAAATTGAAAAACTTGAAACATTAGGAGCGGAGAAAGAAAAGAAACATGCAGTTATAGGAGGTTTACATATGGTTATTCGAGGAACGGAGACTGGTGTAAATCTTGAAAGATTTGTTCTTGGTGCCTTGTTGGATGATGTAACTCGTAAAGCAGATGTAAGGCTTTCTGTCATGAGTGGAGGTCGTTACCAGCTGCAACGTGCTCGTGGTGAAAGAGTGGATGCCAGAAAAACGGGAGGATTGGATTTAGAAGTTATGGATAGTTATACCGGAAAGTCTAGAGTAGCTTCTACTCTTTCCGGAGGAGAAACTTTCTTAGCTTCTCTATCTTTGGCACTTGGATTGGCAGATGTAGTACAAGAGTACGCCGGTGGAGTCCATTTAGATTCTATGTTCATAGATGAAGGGTTTGGCAGTCTTGATCAAGAAACCTTAGATTTAGCCATGAAAACTTTAATTGCAATGCAAGGGCAAAACCGTATGATTGGGATTATTTCTCATGTATCAGAGTTAGAAGAAAGAATTACTACTCGTTTACGTATAGAAAAAACGCAGCGGGGAAGTATTGCAGCATTTGAAATAGATGGATAA
- a CDS encoding exonuclease SbcCD subunit D, giving the protein MKFIHTADWHLGKLFYGGYLTEEQEWILKEQFIPLVDEEKPDVILLAGDVYDRSVPPAEAVDLFNEIVYEICDKRKIPMIVISGNHDSAERLSFASHLLRKQGLYICGELGITTSPIVLKDTWGDVIFVPLPYAEPSVIRHYLQCDAIRDHDSAERALSESILATLPQHSRKIAIAHEYVAGGLASDSERPLDIGGTEQIQADIFKDYNYTALGHLHAPQKAGSDVIRYSGSLLKYSFSEVKQKKGIIVGEINGEGQVTTRFIPLKPRHNVRIITGTFAELMQQEDLYNDDFIRADLMDENPVIDAMARLRTRYPHIMALTSRRLTKEDSGERHLDLHKKVSELDMIEIFMEEFRNRKLNDEEKKYIQHILEEIKEEATP; this is encoded by the coding sequence ATGAAATTTATACATACCGCGGATTGGCATTTGGGAAAACTGTTTTATGGAGGATATCTTACTGAAGAACAAGAATGGATATTAAAAGAGCAATTTATCCCTCTTGTAGATGAAGAAAAACCGGATGTTATTTTATTAGCCGGGGATGTATATGATAGATCTGTTCCTCCTGCAGAAGCAGTAGATTTATTTAATGAAATAGTATATGAAATTTGTGATAAAAGAAAAATTCCAATGATTGTTATTTCCGGCAATCATGACAGTGCAGAACGCTTATCTTTTGCATCTCATCTTTTACGTAAACAGGGACTTTATATATGCGGAGAACTGGGAATAACTACGAGCCCTATTGTTTTAAAAGATACATGGGGAGATGTAATTTTTGTTCCACTTCCTTATGCGGAACCTAGTGTGATTCGTCATTATTTGCAATGTGATGCTATTCGAGATCATGATAGTGCGGAGCGGGCTTTATCAGAAAGTATATTAGCAACATTACCTCAGCATTCTCGTAAGATTGCTATTGCACATGAATACGTAGCAGGTGGATTGGCAAGTGATTCAGAAAGACCTTTAGATATCGGAGGTACGGAACAAATTCAAGCAGATATTTTTAAAGACTATAATTATACTGCATTGGGACATTTGCATGCTCCACAGAAAGCGGGGTCAGATGTTATTCGTTATAGTGGGAGTTTATTGAAATATTCTTTTAGTGAAGTAAAGCAGAAAAAAGGTATTATTGTTGGAGAAATTAATGGAGAAGGGCAGGTAACTACTCGTTTTATACCATTAAAACCAAGACATAATGTAAGAATTATTACCGGTACTTTTGCAGAATTAATGCAACAAGAAGATTTATATAATGATGATTTTATTCGTGCTGACTTGATGGATGAAAATCCTGTTATTGATGCGATGGCTCGATTGCGCACACGTTATCCACATATTATGGCATTAACCAGTAGAAGATTAACTAAAGAGGATAGTGGGGAGCGTCATCTTGATTTGCATAAAAAAGTTAGTGAACTGGATATGATAGAAATTTTTATGGAAGAGTTTAGAAATAGAAAATTAAATGATGAGGAAAAAAAGTATATTCAACATATATTAGAGGAAATTAAAGAAGAGGCGACCCCATGA